In Sulfitobacter sp. LCG007, the sequence CATGATCTGGGAAGCCGTGCCGGACAAGGAATTCGACGCACACTGGAAGGCACGGGCGGCCCAACTGGCCGCGGGGCCGACCGCGGCCTACAAGGCGGCCAAGGACGTCATCCGCGGCAGCTGGGACCGGGGGTTCGAGGATCAGATCGCCTTCGAGGCCCATGAGCAGGGCCATTGCGGCAAGACGCGAGACTTCAAGGAAGGTGTCGTCGCCTTCAACGAGAAGCGTCCCGCGCGTTTCGAAGGGCGCTGAGGCAGCGGCGTCGCTGCCACGTCTCGCAGCCTAGCGCTCGACCAGCAGGACATCCTCGGCCGCGATCCCGACCGCGGCCTACAAGGCGGCCAAGGACGTCATCCGCGGCAGCTGGGACCGGGGGTTCGAGGATCAGATCGCCTTCGAGGCCCATGAGCAGGGCCATTGCGGCAAGACGCGAGACTTCAAGGAAGGTGTCGTCGCCTTCAACGAGAAGCGTCCCGCGCGTTTCGAAGGGCGCTGAGGCAGCGGCGTCGCTGCCACGTCTCGCAGCCTAGCGCTCGACCAGCAGGACATCCTCGGCCGCGATCCCGACCGGCCTTGCCGCGGCGACGACGATGACCGGCAGGCCGTCCGCATAGATCGTCTGCACCTGCTCGGAAAGTCGCTCGATCCTGATCCGGGGAAGCGGATCGCCCCGGCGGTAAGATACGCCCAGCCGGGTCGCCCCGCCTTGCCTGCCGCTTGCGACCAGCAAGCCTTCCGGCGCCGCCGGCGTCACGTTGCGCTGGATCTCGCTTTTCGGGGTGGGGCCTGAAATTTCTGTGCCCGATCTGGAAACTGCCACTCTATCACCTTGCAAAACGTTGCCTTGAAACAATAAACGCGCGCCTTGCGGCCCCGCGTCGGCATAAGCCTAGGGGGTCCTCGAAGGCGGCGTCAAGTTTTGCGCCGGATTGTCCGCCCATACCGGACAGTGGCGGAATTGTGGCGAAATTGAGGCTGGAAACGGGCACGCGCGCCGCCCGCGTCGTCGTGGACCTGCCCGTGATGCGAGAGTCGGGCGAATCGCAGAAACGGGCCCCGCGATGCGGAGCCCGAGATGTAGGCCTGAGATGTGCGGCGGCTGAGGGTTCAGCGCGTCTCGATATCGGTGTAGTCACGTGCCGTCTCGCCGAGGTAAAGCTGGCGCGGCCGTCCGATCTTGAGCTGGGGATCCGAGATCTGCTCTTTCCACTGCGAGATCCAGCCGACGGTGCGCGCCACCGCGAAAATCGGTGTGAACATCGCGGTGGGAAAGCCCATCGCCTCGAGGATGATCCCCGAGTAGAAGTCCACGTTCGGGAACAGCTTCTTGTCGGCGAAATAGGGATCGGCAAGCGCCTGTGTCTCGAGTTCCTTGGCCACCTGCAGGATCGGGTTGTTCTCGATCCCCAGCAGTTCGAGCACCTCGTCCGCGGACTGCTTCATTACCTTCGCGCGCGGGTCGAAGTTCTTGTAGACGCGATGGCCGAAGCCCATCAGGCGGAAAGGATCGTTCTTGTCCTTGGCGCGGGCGATGAATTCCGGGATGCGATCGGGCGTGCCGATCTCGTTGAGCATCTCGAGGCAGGCCTGGTTCGCACCGCCATGTGCGGGACCCCAGAGACAGGCGATGCCCGCCGCGATGCAGGCGAAGGGGTTGGCGCCCGACGAGGAGGCAAGCCTGACAGTCGAGGTCGACGCGTTCTGCTCGTGATCCGCGTGCAGCGTGAAGATGCGGTCCATCGCACGGCTCAGGATCGGATTGACCGTGTATTCCTCGGCCGGAACGCTGAAGCACATGCGCAGGAAGTTCGACGCATAGTCGATGTCGTTGCGCGGGTATACGAAGGGCTGGCCGATCGAATACTTGTAGGCCATCGCGGCGATCGTCGGCATCTTCGCGATAAGACGGATCGAGGCGACCTCGCGCTGCCATGGGTCCGAGATATCCGTGGAGTCGTGATAGAAGGCCGACATCGCCCCGACCACGCCCACCATTGTCGCCATCGGATGCGCGTCCCGGCGGAAACCGCGGAAGAAATAGTGCATCTGCTCGTGTATCATCGTGTGGTTGGTCACACGGCTCTCGAAATTCTCGAGCTCGGTGGGCGAGGGCAGTTCGCCGTAGAGCAGCAGGTAGCAGACCTCGAGATAGTGCGATCCGTCAGCCAGCTGGTCGATCGGATAGCCCCGATGCAGCAGTTCGCCCTTGTCGCCGTCGATATAGGTGATGGTGCTGTCACATGCCGCGGTCGAGGTGAATCCGGGGTCGTAGGTGAAGACGCCCGCCTCTCCGTAAAGCTTGCGGATGTCGATGACGTCCGGGCCCGCCGTCGGAGACAGCACGGGCAGTTCGTAGCTCTTGCCGTGAATGGTCAGTGTCGCGGTCTTGTTCTCTTCGGCCATGGTGATCCTTCCTGTCATACGGTCGCGGGCGAGCCCGCCTCAATGACCCGGGCGCGATGCCGCAGGGCCGTTATTGCGCGCTATTCCTTCACGACGGGTGAACCGTGGCTCGGGTGGCGGCATCCTGCAGCCTTCCCAGGGTCTCTTCCCGCCCCAGGACCAGCATCATGTCAAAAACGGAGGGTGTCGCGGTCCGGCCTGCCAGAGCGGCGCGCAAGGGGCCCGCGAGCTTGCCGAATTTCGTCTCCCGCTGCTCTGCGAACGAATTCAGCAGCGCCTCCAGATCCTCTCGTTCCCAGCTAGCAGTTTGCAGATGCGGCGTCAATTCTCGCAGCATTTCCCGGCCTTGGTCATCAAGGTTCGCCGCCGCCTTGGGATCCGGCGACACCGGTCTGTCGGTGAGCACGAAATACGCCTTCTCAAGGAGTTCGGGAAAGGTCTTCGCGCGATCCTTGATGCAGTAGAGCGCCTGTTCGAAGGCGTCGGCCTTCTTTGGCGTCAGTCCGGGCAGCCCGGCGGCGGCGAGATAGGCCTCGACTTCCTGCCGCAGCGCGGCATCGTCGGTGATCGCGATATGCTGCCCCGAAAGGTTCTCGAGCTTCTTGACGTCAAACCGTGCCGGACTGCGCCCGATGCCTTCCAGACCGAACCATTCCTGCGCCTGTTCGTCGGTGAAGAATTCGTCGTCCCCATGGCTCCAGCCGAGCCGGGCGAGATAGTTGCGCATGCCGGCCGCCGAATAGCCCATCGCCTGGTACTCGTGCGCGCCGGTCGCCCCGTGCCGCTTCGACAGCTTCTTGCCGTCGGGGCCGAAGATCAGGGGGATGTGCGCCCAGATTGGAACGTTCCAACCCATGGCGGCATAGATCGTCATCTGCCGGGCGGCGTTGTTGAGGTGATCGTCGCCCCGGATCACATGAGTCACGCCCATGTCGTGATCGTCCACCACAACCGCCAGCATGTAGACGGGCGTGCCATCCGAGCGCAGCAGCACCATGTCGTCGAGCTGGTCGTTCCCGATGGTCACGTCGCCCTGCACAGCGTCCCGGATCACTGTCTGGCCTTCCAGCGGCGCCTTGATGCGGATGACGTAGGAGGCGTCGGGGTGGGTCGTCGGGTCGGCGTCGCGCCAGGGCGAGCGGAAAAGCGTGCTGCGTCCCGCGGCCCGCGCGGCTTCGCGGAAGGCGGCAATTTCGTCCTGTGAGGAAAAGCACTTGTAGGCGTTTCCTGAAGCCAGCATTGAACGTGCCACCTCGGCATGCCGGTCGGCGCGCTCGAATTGAGAGAACACCTCGCCGTCGTGATCGAGACCAAGCCAGTTCAGGCCGTCGAGGATCGCCTGCGTCGCCTCGGGCGTCGAGCGCGCCCGGTCGGTATCCTCGATCCTCAGCAGGAACTTTCCGCCCCGTCCGCGCGCGAAGAGCCAGTTGAAAAGCGCCGTCCGGGCGCCGCCGATATGCAGGAAACCTGTCGGAGACGGGGCGAAACGCGTGACGACGGGATCGGACATATGCGGGATTCACCTTTCGGAAATCATGGGCGGCTAGCGTGGCCTCTGTCTATCCATCAGGGGCCACGGGGGCAAGGATGCGCGCTCTCGACCGGATCGAAGCCAGCCTTCTGCGCCAGCGCGGCTTCCTTGTAGAATGGGTGCCCGTCTGCCTCGCCATCGGTATCGGATGGTTCTTCCTGCTGCGTTTCGAACCTTCTCTTCCGCTCCTCGCCGCAATCGCGGTTGCGGCGCTTGCCCTGGTGGCGGCCTCCCGTGTGCTGGGCGAGGCCGCTGGGCCCCTGGCACTGGGCCTGGCCCTCGTCGCCGCGGGGTTTGTCTGCGCGGGGCTGCGCACGCAGCAGGTCGCCGGACCGGTGCTGGATTTCCGATACTATGGCCCGGTCGAGGGCAGGCTGGTCGAGATCGACCGTTCCGGGTCGGATGCCCTGCGCCTGACGCTGGACGAGGTGCGGCTTTCGGACGTCGCGCCCATGCGCACGCCGGCGCGGGTGCGTATCTCGCTTCACGGCGAGCGCAAGATGGATGTGGCCATCGAACCCGGGTTGCGCGTCATGACGACGGCGCATCTGTCGCCGCCGGGGGGGCCTGTCGAACCCGGCGGCTTCGATTTCCAGCGCCATGCCTGGTTCGAGCGGCTGGGCGCGGTCGGTTATTCCAAGGTGCCGCTGCTGGCCATCGCGCCGGCTGCCGAGGGACGTGCGGGTCTTGCCGTCTTCCGTCTGCGCATGGTGGCCACCGAGCACATCCTGTCGGTGCTTCCCGGCGATGTGGGCGGCTTCGCAGCCGCCGTGACGACGGGCGATCGCAGCAGCATGTCGCTGGGTTCGGTCGACGCTCTCAGGGCCAGCAATCTCGCGCATCTCCTTGCGATATCCGGGCTGCACATGGGGCTGCTGAGCGGATTCGTCTTCGGACTTCTGCGGCTGGTCATGGCCGCCGTGCCCCACGTCGGCCTGCATTGGCCGACCCGCAAGATCGCCGCGGGGGGCGCGCTGGTTGCCGCGACCGGCTATCTTGCGCTCTCCGGGGCCAGCGTCGCGACCGAGCGTGCCTATATCATGGCGGCCGTCGCACTGGTCGCGGTCATGCTGAACCGGCGCGCGATCAGCCTGCGTTCGGTCGCGATTGCGGCAACGATCGTGCTGCTTCTGCGCCCAGAGGCGCTGACGGGGCCGGGCTTCCAGATGTCCTTTGCCGCCACCACGGCACTTGTCGCGGTCTTCGGCTGGATGCGCGAGAGCCGGGTGCCGTTGGGGCCGGGCTGGCTGAAGCCGATCCTCGCCACGGTGATATCGTCCGCCGTCGCGGGCTTTGCCACGGCCCCCATCGGTGCCGCGCATTTCAACGCCATCGCGCACTACGGGCTGATTGCCAACCTTGTCTCGGTGCCGGTCATGGGTGTCGTCGTGATCCCGGCTGCGGTGCTCGGTCTGCTGCTCTGGCCCTTCGGGCTCGACTGGATCGGACTCGAGATCATGGGTCTCGGCCTGCGCTGGATCATCTTCGTCGCCCATGAGGTCGCCGGGCTCGAGGGGGCGCGCGGCTACGTGCCCGGACCGGGAAATGCCGTCCTTCCGCTGCTGGCGCTTGGGTTCCTCACGCTTGTCCTCTGGCAGGGGCGCCTGCGACTGGCGGGACTGGTCCCGATGCTGGCCGCCGGCATGCTCTGGGCATCCGTCGAGCGCCCGCTCGTGCTGATCGCCGAGGACGGCGCGCTGGTCGGTGTGATGACCGAGCAGGGCCGCGCGCTGAGCAAGTCGCGGGGGGCGGGCTTCGTCGCGCAGAACTGGCTCGAGAACGACGGCGACGGAGCGGGTCAGGAGGCCGCGGCCGGGCGCTGGCCGTCACAGCCGTCGAGTCCGGCGACGTTCGGAACATTGCGCGTGGTCCACATATCGGG encodes:
- a CDS encoding citrate synthase is translated as MAEENKTATLTIHGKSYELPVLSPTAGPDVIDIRKLYGEAGVFTYDPGFTSTAACDSTITYIDGDKGELLHRGYPIDQLADGSHYLEVCYLLLYGELPSPTELENFESRVTNHTMIHEQMHYFFRGFRRDAHPMATMVGVVGAMSAFYHDSTDISDPWQREVASIRLIAKMPTIAAMAYKYSIGQPFVYPRNDIDYASNFLRMCFSVPAEEYTVNPILSRAMDRIFTLHADHEQNASTSTVRLASSSGANPFACIAAGIACLWGPAHGGANQACLEMLNEIGTPDRIPEFIARAKDKNDPFRLMGFGHRVYKNFDPRAKVMKQSADEVLELLGIENNPILQVAKELETQALADPYFADKKLFPNVDFYSGIILEAMGFPTAMFTPIFAVARTVGWISQWKEQISDPQLKIGRPRQLYLGETARDYTDIETR
- the gltX gene encoding glutamate--tRNA ligase, with amino-acid sequence MSDPVVTRFAPSPTGFLHIGGARTALFNWLFARGRGGKFLLRIEDTDRARSTPEATQAILDGLNWLGLDHDGEVFSQFERADRHAEVARSMLASGNAYKCFSSQDEIAAFREAARAAGRSTLFRSPWRDADPTTHPDASYVIRIKAPLEGQTVIRDAVQGDVTIGNDQLDDMVLLRSDGTPVYMLAVVVDDHDMGVTHVIRGDDHLNNAARQMTIYAAMGWNVPIWAHIPLIFGPDGKKLSKRHGATGAHEYQAMGYSAAGMRNYLARLGWSHGDDEFFTDEQAQEWFGLEGIGRSPARFDVKKLENLSGQHIAITDDAALRQEVEAYLAAAGLPGLTPKKADAFEQALYCIKDRAKTFPELLEKAYFVLTDRPVSPDPKAAANLDDQGREMLRELTPHLQTASWEREDLEALLNSFAEQRETKFGKLAGPLRAALAGRTATPSVFDMMLVLGREETLGRLQDAATRATVHPS
- a CDS encoding ComEC/Rec2 family competence protein, which translates into the protein MRALDRIEASLLRQRGFLVEWVPVCLAIGIGWFFLLRFEPSLPLLAAIAVAALALVAASRVLGEAAGPLALGLALVAAGFVCAGLRTQQVAGPVLDFRYYGPVEGRLVEIDRSGSDALRLTLDEVRLSDVAPMRTPARVRISLHGERKMDVAIEPGLRVMTTAHLSPPGGPVEPGGFDFQRHAWFERLGAVGYSKVPLLAIAPAAEGRAGLAVFRLRMVATEHILSVLPGDVGGFAAAVTTGDRSSMSLGSVDALRASNLAHLLAISGLHMGLLSGFVFGLLRLVMAAVPHVGLHWPTRKIAAGGALVAATGYLALSGASVATERAYIMAAVALVAVMLNRRAISLRSVAIAATIVLLLRPEALTGPGFQMSFAATTALVAVFGWMRESRVPLGPGWLKPILATVISSAVAGFATAPIGAAHFNAIAHYGLIANLVSVPVMGVVVIPAAVLGLLLWPFGLDWIGLEIMGLGLRWIIFVAHEVAGLEGARGYVPGPGNAVLPLLALGFLTLVLWQGRLRLAGLVPMLAAGMLWASVERPLVLIAEDGALVGVMTEQGRALSKSRGAGFVAQNWLENDGDGAGQEAAAGRWPSQPSSPATFGTLRVVHISGKRAREAFVGCKSDEILVANVPLDGLPGSCKILDPEALRKKGSVAISLRDGQPVITTARDVTGRRIWSGTD